In Anaerolineales bacterium, a single window of DNA contains:
- the rpsL gene encoding 30S ribosomal protein S12: protein MPTINQLVRKKRKPKRSKTKAPALQYIFNSYKQRRLRQPKGAPQKRGVCTQVRTQTPKKPNSALRKVARVRLTNGIEVTAYIPGEGHSLQEHSVVLVRGGRVKDLPGVRYHIVRGTLDTTGVDDRRQGRSKYGGKKPKESSL from the coding sequence GTGCCGACAATCAATCAACTGGTACGCAAGAAGCGTAAACCGAAGCGTTCGAAGACCAAGGCTCCGGCGTTGCAGTATATTTTCAATTCCTACAAGCAACGCCGCCTTCGGCAGCCGAAGGGTGCTCCGCAGAAGCGGGGTGTTTGTACGCAGGTTCGAACCCAGACGCCGAAAAAGCCGAACTCGGCTTTACGCAAGGTGGCACGTGTGCGTTTGACGAACGGCATCGAGGTCACGGCCTACATTCCCGGGGAAGGACACTCGTTGCAGGAACACTCGGTCGTTCTGGTGCGAGGTGGTCGTGTGAAGGATCTGCCGGGTGTACGCTATCACATCGTTCGCGGCACGCTCGACACCACCGGCGTCGATGATCGACGCCAGGGCCGTTCGAAGTACGGCGGGAAAAAACCAAAGGAATCGTCGCTATAG
- the rpsG gene encoding 30S ribosomal protein S7 has protein sequence MRRTKPEKREIKPDVRYENQLLQELINRIMKKGKKSVAMGIVYDAIDIVGERAKRDPVEVFEQAIKNTAPVLEVKPRRVGGATYQVPVEVRQDRRTSLAIRWILAAARARPGKTMAEKLAAELIDAANSTGAAIRKREETHRMAEANRAFAHYRW, from the coding sequence ATGCGAAGAACCAAGCCTGAAAAAAGAGAAATCAAGCCGGACGTGCGTTACGAGAATCAACTCCTGCAGGAGTTGATCAACCGAATCATGAAGAAAGGCAAGAAGAGCGTCGCCATGGGGATCGTTTACGACGCGATCGACATTGTCGGCGAACGAGCCAAACGCGATCCGGTGGAAGTCTTCGAGCAGGCAATCAAGAATACGGCGCCCGTTCTGGAGGTCAAACCCCGCCGGGTCGGTGGCGCGACGTATCAGGTGCCCGTCGAAGTACGACAGGATCGACGCACTTCGCTGGCGATTCGCTGGATTTTGGCCGCGGCGCGTGCGCGTCCGGGAAAAACGATGGCGGAAAAACTGGCGGCGGAATTGATAGACGCTGCCAACAGCACAGGCGCGGCGATTCGCAAACGTGAAGAAACACATCGTATGGCAGAGGCCAATCGGGCTTTTGCACATTATCGTTGGTAG